The Herbiconiux sp. A18JL235 region GCCGTCGATGACGGGGCGCAGCTCGTCGATGGCGCGGAGCACCGAGCTGCGGGCGGGAACCACCACGATCTTGCGGCGGTCGTGCTCGTGCGGGTGCCGCTCGGCGTGGCCGAGCGCCACGAGGCGGTCGACGACGAGGGTCGACGCCGCCGTGGTGACGCCGAGGCGTGCAGCGAGGTCGCTCGGGGTGAGGGGGCCGCTCGAGATGAGGTGCTGCATCGCCGTGAGGTCGGTCTGGTTCACGGTGAGGGTCGAGGCGAGGCGCCGCTCGAAGGCGCGCGAGTGCGTGTCGATGTCGCGGAGGGTCGTGATGATGGGGT contains the following coding sequences:
- a CDS encoding MarR family winged helix-turn-helix transcriptional regulator, producing the protein MALVDVDRKPEAERPTAEPAGAGTDPGDDDSPWSRDELAEAGISERDPIITTLRDIDTHSRAFERRLASTLTVNQTDLTAMQHLISSGPLTPSDLAARLGVTTAASTLVVDRLVALGHAERHPHEHDRRKIVVVPARSSVLRAIDELRPVIDGLGDLVAELTPEEHAVVERFLRGVDAVYRTAATPDP